From Pelotomaculum schinkii, one genomic window encodes:
- a CDS encoding (Fe-S)-binding protein, which yields MAKYDQLAGPHNLGKEASVVDKLGDRYDTPKTPLTFDITNLKNFVYDMEHCIKCKGCYWVEHTYNPGMSFPVRCASNLWNDFDAYGAMGKMRIGLAIEEGRLQWTDKLLEILYACTLCGACDVGCKRNLDLEIELSLEALRVKAVKDGAAPLPAHKKVVDNIAKKNNYFGATESRTKWVTKDIKVADKADVLYFVGCSSAYVNPAIAQATAKIFNATGTPFMLLKDEKCCGNTPFSIGMFDEAKKMAEANVAAVKATGAKTLVTSCAECYRMWKVDYPKMLDIATEDLGFEVLHLIEFADKALAAGKLKLTKPVDVRFTYHDACSVSRLCDPWKPYKGERGWMGMIYPGMLRRRGRQGLYAQTRNLLNAIPGADFTEAIRIRENAFCCGGGRGTKEAYPEFSKFAANHRLEEVKAVGAEVLVSACPWCKSNFAQVAKEDGGSVKVMDIAELIAASVEI from the coding sequence ATGGCAAAATATGATCAGTTGGCGGGCCCTCATAATTTAGGAAAAGAAGCATCTGTAGTTGATAAACTAGGTGACCGCTATGATACGCCAAAAACGCCACTCACTTTTGATATTACCAACCTGAAGAATTTTGTCTATGACATGGAGCACTGCATTAAGTGCAAAGGGTGCTACTGGGTAGAGCATACCTACAACCCCGGCATGTCTTTCCCGGTCAGATGCGCCAGCAACCTCTGGAATGACTTTGACGCTTACGGCGCCATGGGCAAAATGAGAATCGGCCTGGCCATTGAAGAAGGCAGACTGCAATGGACGGACAAGCTCCTGGAAATCCTCTATGCCTGTACGCTGTGCGGAGCCTGTGACGTGGGTTGCAAACGTAACCTCGACCTGGAAATCGAGTTGTCCCTTGAGGCCCTGAGGGTCAAGGCTGTCAAAGACGGCGCCGCTCCTCTGCCGGCTCACAAGAAGGTCGTCGACAATATCGCCAAAAAGAATAACTATTTCGGGGCCACTGAAAGCAGAACCAAGTGGGTAACGAAAGACATCAAAGTTGCCGACAAGGCCGATGTCCTCTACTTTGTAGGGTGTTCTTCCGCCTATGTCAATCCCGCTATCGCACAGGCGACGGCGAAGATCTTCAACGCCACCGGCACTCCCTTCATGCTCTTGAAAGACGAGAAGTGCTGCGGCAACACTCCCTTCTCCATTGGTATGTTTGATGAAGCCAAGAAAATGGCCGAAGCCAACGTTGCTGCAGTGAAGGCCACAGGCGCTAAAACCCTGGTGACCAGCTGCGCTGAATGCTATCGTATGTGGAAGGTCGATTATCCGAAGATGCTCGACATCGCCACGGAAGACCTTGGCTTTGAAGTCCTGCACCTGATTGAATTTGCCGACAAAGCGCTGGCAGCAGGCAAGCTGAAGTTGACCAAACCGGTTGACGTGCGCTTCACCTACCATGACGCATGCAGCGTCAGCAGACTGTGCGACCCCTGGAAACCTTATAAGGGCGAACGCGGCTGGATGGGTATGATTTATCCCGGAATGCTGAGAAGGCGTGGCAGACAAGGCCTCTATGCGCAAACCCGCAACCTGTTGAATGCTATCCCCGGCGCTGACTTCACTGAAGCGATCAGGATCCGTGAGAATGCGTTCTGCTGCGGCGGCGGTCGTGGCACGAAAGAAGCTTATCCGGAATTCTCCAAATTTGCGGCCAACCATCGCTTGGAAGAGGTTAAAGCAGTTGGAGCCGAGGTTCTTGTATCCGCTTGCCCGTGGTGCAAGAGCAACTTTGCCCAGGTTGCCAAAGAAGACGGCGGCAGCGTGAAAGTTATGGATATAGCTGAGCTTATCGCTGCCTCAGTTGAAATATAA
- a CDS encoding VWA domain-containing protein, with protein sequence MGVQKPLTLEIIREQCQNYWEWLAALFRLPVKKLPTDTQRLKSGPGGVLAIPADEPAVYQGRKGTKPLSGEGLVVNTERVSSGYLTVQEDEITEDDVQDARIQMRKIAQRLVSTLSRNRRRSKVNVQIDYRRSLRRSIQTGGVMIDLKYKTRVIKKPRLVIILDTSGSMQVWIKMLIQLIQAVGLELSKKEIFIFAQDLEHVTKDLGKTWQDTVSVMQLRENWGGTTSIYYALKTLQEDHHDKFSPQTVVLMLSDLFTSEPEKSSLEVRKLYRKTKAFYIFRVVVDEEEDMSYFDTYVRPFIGSATGLFDVKNLEGMAEAVRRVCIR encoded by the coding sequence ATGGGTGTGCAAAAACCTCTAACTCTTGAAATTATCAGAGAGCAATGCCAGAACTACTGGGAATGGCTTGCAGCACTTTTCAGGTTGCCTGTTAAAAAACTACCCACTGATACCCAGAGGCTGAAGTCCGGCCCCGGCGGTGTTTTAGCAATACCTGCCGATGAGCCTGCCGTATATCAGGGCCGCAAGGGTACCAAACCCTTATCAGGAGAGGGGCTGGTCGTTAATACTGAACGAGTCAGCAGTGGGTATTTGACAGTTCAGGAAGACGAGATAACTGAAGATGACGTGCAAGATGCCAGAATCCAGATGCGTAAAATTGCGCAACGGCTGGTTTCTACGCTGTCCCGTAACCGCAGGCGCAGCAAAGTGAATGTGCAGATTGACTACAGGAGGTCTTTGCGACGTTCCATCCAAACGGGTGGAGTAATGATTGATCTTAAGTATAAAACCAGGGTTATTAAAAAACCCCGGCTCGTAATCATCCTGGACACTTCCGGTTCGATGCAGGTATGGATCAAGATGCTGATCCAACTAATTCAGGCGGTTGGCCTTGAGTTGTCGAAAAAGGAAATCTTTATCTTTGCCCAGGATCTTGAACATGTAACGAAAGATCTCGGGAAGACCTGGCAGGACACTGTCAGTGTCATGCAGTTAAGGGAAAACTGGGGCGGTACAACGAGTATTTACTATGCTCTAAAAACATTGCAGGAAGATCATCATGACAAGTTCTCACCTCAAACGGTTGTGCTCATGCTATCAGACCTGTTTACTTCAGAACCCGAGAAATCTTCTCTGGAAGTAAGAAAACTTTACCGCAAGACAAAAGCCTTCTATATCTTCCGCGTAGTTGTAGACGAGGAGGAGGATATGTCTTATTTTGATACCTATGTCCGTCCCTTTATCGGATCAGCTACAGGACTGTTTGATGTTAAAAACCTGGAGGGTATGGCCGAGGCGGTTAGAAGAGTGTGTATCAGGTAG
- a CDS encoding CC/Se motif family (seleno)protein encodes MIKIEFTDDAKDYIRKKNADSITVDMMSFYYGGQYNEPVVSHGKPTSPQNYDLVVVNGIKVYIFKGAETEPDGITISVAEGNQRLHVAGVGL; translated from the coding sequence ATGATAAAGATTGAGTTTACCGATGACGCTAAGGATTATATCCGCAAAAAAAACGCCGATTCCATTACCGTAGATATGATGTCATTTTACTATGGGGGCCAATACAATGAACCTGTCGTATCACACGGTAAACCAACTTCACCTCAAAATTACGACTTAGTAGTTGTAAACGGGATTAAAGTCTATATTTTTAAAGGCGCCGAAACCGAACCGGATGGGATTACAATATCCGTAGCAGAAGGTAATCAAAGACTGCATGTAGCAGGGGTTGGTTTATGA
- a CDS encoding FAD-binding oxidoreductase translates to MSIKDALAKIVGKENVSDTVEDLQLYAKDLSLLPSGMADAVVWPGSSEEVGKVVAYCNENNIPVVPVSSRTHLYGSSIPKQGGVVVDMKRMNKILEIDKANRLARFEAGVTWGQYCAALKEQGMRTIMPLLPRPDRSVLSDTLDRAVPTNIVYDYGEPTQSMEVTWADGSIFRMGSASVNGFPDSKSRGANPSGPGLDFYRFMQGSQGTMGIVNWMSAKIEHQTKIDKIYFAPVTDLEYANNFLHRILPRRIGQECLLLNNVDLAAIIADKAEDFDELAAKLPPWTLILTISGVMRRPEEKIAYEEKFLTEVLRGEFTDMPLSDKLPGFPGLGRKLMPMLRSPWPADVKYWKDRLRGGVQDIFYITRPGKAKEQVAIMDAIAAKNGYPIADIGKYIQPIEHNRAAQVEFSLFYNPEDEQEKAMVAKINREAAAALMNAGAFFSRPYGEIADMVYDKAASYTMTLKRVKKVFDPNNIMNPGNLCF, encoded by the coding sequence ATGAGCATCAAGGACGCGTTAGCAAAGATTGTTGGGAAGGAGAACGTCAGCGACACAGTGGAAGACCTTCAACTGTATGCTAAAGATTTGAGTCTCCTTCCGTCAGGCATGGCAGACGCCGTGGTATGGCCTGGTAGCTCGGAAGAAGTAGGAAAGGTCGTTGCATACTGCAACGAAAATAACATCCCTGTAGTGCCCGTTAGTTCCCGGACACACTTGTACGGTTCCAGCATACCGAAACAGGGTGGCGTTGTTGTCGATATGAAGAGGATGAATAAAATCCTCGAGATTGACAAAGCCAACCGCTTGGCCAGGTTTGAAGCCGGTGTAACGTGGGGCCAGTACTGCGCTGCTTTGAAGGAACAGGGTATGCGGACTATTATGCCGCTGCTGCCCCGCCCGGACCGTTCAGTATTATCCGACACCTTGGACAGGGCTGTTCCGACGAATATCGTTTATGATTATGGTGAGCCGACCCAGTCGATGGAAGTTACCTGGGCTGACGGTTCCATCTTTAGAATGGGTTCTGCATCCGTTAACGGTTTCCCCGATTCAAAATCAAGAGGCGCCAATCCCTCCGGCCCAGGCCTTGACTTCTACCGTTTTATGCAGGGCTCCCAGGGCACCATGGGTATTGTCAACTGGATGAGCGCCAAGATTGAACACCAGACCAAAATAGACAAGATCTATTTTGCTCCGGTTACCGATCTGGAATATGCCAACAACTTCCTGCACAGGATCCTTCCGAGAAGGATTGGCCAGGAATGCCTCCTCCTCAACAACGTTGACCTCGCCGCAATCATTGCCGACAAGGCTGAGGATTTTGACGAACTCGCCGCCAAGCTCCCGCCGTGGACACTCATCCTGACCATCAGCGGCGTTATGAGAAGGCCGGAAGAAAAAATCGCCTACGAAGAAAAATTCCTCACTGAAGTTTTACGTGGTGAATTCACCGATATGCCGCTTTCTGATAAACTGCCCGGCTTCCCCGGCCTGGGAAGAAAACTTATGCCGATGCTTAGGTCTCCGTGGCCGGCAGATGTCAAGTACTGGAAGGATCGCTTAAGAGGCGGCGTCCAGGATATCTTCTACATCACCAGACCTGGCAAGGCAAAAGAACAAGTTGCGATTATGGATGCAATCGCCGCCAAGAACGGTTATCCCATCGCCGATATCGGCAAATACATCCAGCCGATCGAGCACAACCGTGCCGCCCAGGTTGAATTCAGCCTGTTCTACAACCCGGAAGACGAGCAGGAAAAAGCCATGGTTGCCAAGATCAACCGTGAAGCCGCAGCTGCTCTCATGAACGCCGGCGCTTTCTTCTCAAGGCCTTACGGCGAGATCGCTGACATGGTATACGACAAAGCTGCCAGCTACACCATGACCTTGAAGCGTGTTAAGAAAGTATTCGACCCCAACAATATTATGAATCCCGGAAACTTGTGTTTCTAA
- a CDS encoding acyl-CoA dehydrogenase family protein: protein MKGFPWWTEEQLAFQQEVRAFCNEIAPIDARTRWTREFPFEIYKEIGKRGYIGAAIPKEYGGLGLGATGACILAEELHTLMPGIGRIVVGNMNGGLRQIIEAGTEEQKKRFLPAIASGEIGAVVITEMTAGTDAAGITLTAKKEGDHYVLNGKKRFIVAAGVADRYFVYARTSDAPEDFKKRRHLTAFVVKKGTPGFSCEKLNEILAFENVQNGSLDFDNVIVSEKDRIGEEGEAWKIMMAGLNFERTVISAGTIGWQRLLLNNAVPYSQRRVQFGKATIDIPANQDKIANIVTRLKVSRIAVYYTAYLWDMEEDVTIEASAVKAYGAEITLQSANDATQIMGGDGVNRFYPVQNVFEVSKTEHVAGGTVEACRLTIFRSALKLMAEDIQMPRRVIDEKLGVPVPAVGPVEKKLAVSEDNLLAVLAEDYKINPGLHMTLGDIKEYIAADDAALEKAIVALEEKGYVMVLRNKKGIQLVKATYDGLKVAHPKEYYRWFPTWATEERVF from the coding sequence ATGAAAGGATTTCCCTGGTGGACAGAAGAGCAATTAGCTTTTCAACAAGAGGTAAGAGCATTTTGTAACGAAATCGCGCCAATTGATGCGAGAACCAGATGGACCAGAGAATTTCCCTTTGAAATATATAAAGAGATAGGCAAAAGAGGCTACATCGGCGCTGCTATCCCCAAAGAGTACGGCGGCTTGGGACTGGGCGCGACAGGCGCCTGCATCCTGGCTGAAGAATTGCACACATTAATGCCGGGTATTGGCCGGATCGTCGTGGGCAATATGAACGGCGGCTTGCGGCAGATTATCGAAGCCGGTACGGAAGAACAGAAGAAGAGATTCCTGCCCGCTATCGCCAGCGGCGAAATTGGGGCTGTTGTTATCACTGAAATGACAGCCGGAACTGACGCTGCAGGAATAACCTTAACCGCCAAAAAAGAAGGAGATCATTACGTCCTGAACGGTAAAAAACGCTTTATCGTTGCAGCTGGTGTCGCTGATCGCTATTTTGTGTATGCCAGAACAAGCGATGCTCCGGAAGATTTCAAAAAGCGCCGTCACCTCACCGCTTTTGTGGTTAAAAAGGGCACACCCGGTTTCAGCTGCGAAAAGCTCAATGAGATTCTCGCGTTTGAGAACGTGCAGAATGGCTCCCTCGACTTTGATAACGTGATCGTCTCGGAAAAAGACAGGATCGGTGAAGAGGGTGAAGCCTGGAAGATAATGATGGCGGGACTTAATTTTGAGAGAACTGTAATTTCCGCCGGCACAATCGGCTGGCAGAGGCTTTTATTGAACAACGCCGTTCCTTATTCACAGCGGAGGGTCCAGTTCGGCAAAGCCACCATCGATATTCCCGCTAACCAGGACAAAATTGCCAATATCGTGACCAGGTTAAAGGTCTCGCGTATTGCAGTATACTACACGGCATACCTTTGGGATATGGAAGAGGATGTTACCATTGAAGCCAGTGCCGTTAAGGCCTATGGCGCTGAAATCACCCTGCAGTCGGCAAATGATGCCACGCAAATTATGGGAGGAGACGGTGTGAACCGCTTCTACCCGGTACAGAACGTCTTTGAAGTTTCCAAGACTGAGCACGTGGCCGGTGGTACCGTGGAAGCCTGCAGGCTGACCATATTCAGGTCTGCTCTTAAATTGATGGCGGAGGATATTCAGATGCCGCGCCGTGTCATCGACGAAAAACTGGGCGTTCCTGTGCCTGCAGTGGGACCTGTTGAGAAGAAACTGGCTGTGAGTGAAGATAATCTTCTGGCCGTATTGGCTGAAGACTACAAGATCAACCCCGGTTTGCATATGACGCTGGGCGATATCAAAGAATATATTGCCGCTGATGACGCTGCCCTGGAAAAAGCCATTGTCGCCCTGGAAGAAAAGGGCTATGTCATGGTATTGCGGAACAAAAAAGGCATCCAGCTTGTCAAGGCCACCTACGATGGCCTGAAAGTGGCGCATCCGAAGGAATACTACAGGTGGTTCCCGACTTGGGCAACTGAGGAGCGGGTATTCTAG
- a CDS encoding AAA family ATPase produces MNIRLAKSAVDTVGKTGQTEGLQHLISQMTPQSLKERMLKECSYICSDEEAFTVYMALGLGKPLLVEGPPGSGKTEVAKVLATLLDAELIRLQCYEGLDEGKALYEWNYQKQILDIQRGGKNDVFGADYLLPRPLLAAIQAEKTPVLLIDEIDKVDPEFEAFLMEILSDFQVSIPEFGTVKAASHPPVILTSNAVRDLGDALRRRCVYLYIDFPTMNREATILMRKVDGLRPALALQIARTMHLLRVELQLLKPPSISESLDLAQSAVNIKLSALEPTFLNTLNSLFLKTREDQESFRKKGGGKWVCKNL; encoded by the coding sequence TTGAATATCAGATTGGCTAAGTCAGCGGTCGATACTGTGGGCAAGACCGGCCAAACGGAGGGGCTGCAGCATTTGATCAGTCAAATGACGCCCCAGTCGCTAAAAGAAAGAATGTTAAAGGAATGTTCCTATATCTGCTCGGATGAAGAGGCATTCACTGTTTATATGGCGCTTGGGTTGGGCAAGCCTCTTTTGGTTGAAGGACCGCCTGGCAGCGGCAAAACAGAGGTAGCGAAAGTTTTGGCGACACTCCTGGATGCGGAGTTGATTCGCCTGCAGTGCTATGAAGGACTGGATGAGGGAAAAGCGCTGTATGAATGGAACTACCAAAAACAAATCCTTGATATCCAAAGAGGCGGCAAAAACGATGTCTTTGGGGCGGATTATTTACTCCCAAGACCTCTGCTGGCCGCCATTCAGGCTGAGAAAACCCCTGTTTTGCTTATTGATGAAATTGACAAAGTGGATCCGGAGTTTGAGGCTTTCCTTATGGAGATCCTTTCGGACTTTCAAGTATCAATACCGGAATTTGGTACCGTAAAGGCTGCGTCTCATCCCCCGGTAATATTAACTTCAAATGCTGTGAGAGACTTAGGTGACGCGCTGCGCAGAAGGTGTGTCTATTTATATATTGACTTTCCGACGATGAACCGGGAGGCTACCATCCTGATGCGCAAGGTTGATGGTCTTCGCCCTGCTTTAGCTCTGCAGATTGCCCGTACCATGCACTTGTTGCGGGTAGAGTTGCAGCTCTTAAAACCCCCGTCCATATCGGAAAGCCTGGACCTGGCCCAGTCTGCAGTAAATATCAAGTTGTCCGCCTTAGAACCTACGTTCCTGAATACATTGAACTCGCTCTTTTTAAAGACCAGGGAGGATCAAGAGTCGTTTAGGAAGAAAGGTGGCGGGAAATGGGTGTGCAAAAACCTCTAA
- a CDS encoding CoA-transferase, producing the protein MSKPKFITAKEAAYLINDGDNIAVATFGCSGTPEEILMEVEKRFLETSHPKSIGYTHAAGGGGFAATKENGFCRCEDHLAHTGLMERWVCSHSACSDFLTEQLMSNKIAGWNLPLGTLLQVYKEQARGMKGALSQCGLNTFVDPRVDGGAINQLAKDSKEQFVEYIPDFRGEEILFFKGMDLNVGWMRGTKADKNGNISTDREPYNLEMLTIAQAVRANGGKVFVQVEEVVETGTIHPKMVKVPGIYVDYIVVETQPERRLSTTGGKYNPAFTGEAKVDVSTGADVIPFDGVKVALRRTAMEVTLGAKANFGLGMPQMVGSILAEEGISGALTLISESGAVGGVPAAGINFGAHYNVESLSDQGDHFNFFDGGGLEFGAFGLGEVDQNGDLNTSLMGGVLKGVGGFMNICATSRLAVFIGTFTAGGIKTHIEDGKLVIDKEGKFKKFVKKIPQNSFSLKQAVHDGHKILYVTERCVFVGTAQGLLLSEIAPGIDLQTHILDQMEFKPIIPEGGPKLMPAELFQEKWGGLKAYLEAKGAI; encoded by the coding sequence ATGTCAAAACCGAAATTTATCACGGCTAAGGAAGCCGCGTATTTGATCAATGATGGCGACAACATTGCAGTTGCCACATTTGGATGCTCCGGGACGCCGGAAGAAATTTTAATGGAAGTTGAAAAGAGATTTTTGGAGACCAGTCATCCCAAAAGCATCGGCTATACCCACGCGGCAGGCGGCGGGGGCTTTGCAGCTACTAAAGAAAATGGTTTTTGCCGGTGTGAAGACCATCTGGCGCATACCGGTTTGATGGAAAGATGGGTTTGCTCGCACTCTGCCTGCTCCGATTTCTTAACCGAGCAATTAATGAGTAATAAAATAGCAGGCTGGAACCTGCCCTTGGGTACCCTGTTACAGGTTTACAAGGAACAAGCCAGAGGCATGAAGGGCGCCTTGTCCCAATGCGGTCTTAACACCTTTGTCGACCCCCGTGTGGACGGCGGAGCAATCAACCAGTTAGCTAAAGACAGCAAAGAGCAATTTGTTGAGTACATCCCTGATTTCAGGGGAGAAGAAATACTGTTCTTCAAAGGCATGGACCTCAATGTCGGTTGGATGAGAGGAACCAAGGCCGACAAAAACGGCAACATCTCTACCGACAGAGAGCCCTACAATCTTGAAATGTTAACAATTGCCCAGGCTGTTAGGGCTAACGGCGGCAAGGTTTTTGTCCAGGTAGAAGAAGTCGTTGAAACCGGCACAATCCATCCCAAGATGGTTAAAGTTCCCGGAATCTATGTAGACTATATCGTTGTTGAGACGCAGCCGGAAAGACGCCTCAGCACTACAGGCGGAAAATATAATCCCGCATTCACAGGGGAAGCCAAGGTCGACGTATCAACCGGGGCAGATGTAATCCCGTTCGATGGAGTTAAAGTCGCATTAAGAAGAACTGCCATGGAAGTAACTCTTGGCGCAAAAGCCAACTTCGGTCTGGGTATGCCCCAGATGGTTGGCAGTATATTGGCTGAAGAGGGCATCAGCGGCGCCCTTACTCTGATTTCAGAATCAGGCGCAGTTGGCGGAGTACCCGCCGCAGGCATAAACTTCGGCGCTCACTACAATGTCGAATCCTTATCCGACCAGGGCGACCACTTCAACTTCTTCGACGGCGGCGGATTGGAGTTTGGCGCTTTCGGTTTGGGCGAAGTGGACCAAAATGGTGACTTGAATACAAGCTTAATGGGCGGCGTATTAAAGGGTGTAGGTGGATTTATGAACATTTGTGCTACATCCAGGCTCGCGGTATTTATAGGCACCTTTACTGCAGGCGGCATTAAAACACATATCGAGGACGGCAAGCTGGTTATAGACAAAGAAGGCAAGTTCAAGAAGTTCGTTAAAAAGATTCCACAGAACTCCTTCAGCTTGAAGCAAGCCGTGCATGACGGACACAAAATCCTGTATGTAACAGAAAGATGCGTATTCGTAGGGACTGCTCAGGGCCTGCTTCTGTCAGAAATAGCGCCTGGCATCGATCTGCAGACTCATATTTTGGATCAAATGGAATTCAAGCCGATCATCCCCGAAGGCGGTCCGAAATTGATGCCGGCTGAGCTGTTCCAGGAAAAATGGGGCGGCTTGAAGGCTTACCTGGAAGCTAAGGGTGCAATCTAA
- a CDS encoding FAD-binding oxidoreductase, translating into MSINRQAYNAIKAVVGDRYISEDPAVMEGYRSGPAGYENGTGYERVMTVLPHAVCLPKNTEEISKVVKICARYDVPYVPYSTGFYGPRTHCHVENELIIDLKRTNQFEYDEKHFYFDVGSGVTLAACQQEALNKGAYSVIGGGGAQCSAICNLIGDGWSPLSHRIGLPHRRILGTELVLPEGDVVKMGSLAVMDDPFWGEGPGPDLRGLLRGFTGLRGCLGIVSKMAIKTLPFQPEKLEPSGIAPNTALALPPRVRWFNFLMPSKKEQVEAMYQIGHAEIAAALTKVPKFWRAIAKAEDKEEFWKLWLVENEESLRNFFIVRVLVVGYTSQEDFDYQVRVLNDIMTELGGTQTRTKPSDESWIKNADSAGMWLMCGSYVSVDYIIESLTQATQHGETYAELKRKYTPPLMPDFGDPGWFQGFEMGHQGYSEFLIYWDHREDIKGVDQFYVDTSKMNIKHRYYTSLLGPHQPLFLTGPMYGPNYHTWLLKVKEEFDPQWISHPPVPLAHDEFVNRAPWMQEIKDWEVPEELPMRKW; encoded by the coding sequence ATGAGCATCAATAGACAAGCATACAACGCTATTAAAGCGGTTGTGGGAGATAGGTATATTTCCGAAGATCCGGCTGTTATGGAAGGATACCGTTCAGGTCCGGCCGGCTATGAAAACGGTACCGGTTATGAGCGTGTTATGACCGTTCTGCCGCATGCTGTTTGTCTCCCCAAGAATACAGAAGAAATCTCGAAGGTCGTGAAAATCTGCGCCCGCTATGATGTACCGTACGTACCGTACTCAACAGGTTTCTATGGTCCCCGTACCCACTGCCACGTGGAAAACGAGCTGATTATCGACCTGAAGCGGACCAACCAGTTTGAATATGATGAGAAACACTTCTACTTTGATGTGGGCAGCGGCGTAACCCTGGCAGCCTGCCAGCAGGAAGCCCTGAACAAAGGCGCCTACTCCGTTATCGGCGGCGGCGGCGCACAGTGCTCGGCCATTTGTAACCTCATCGGTGACGGTTGGTCCCCCCTGAGCCACAGGATTGGTCTGCCGCACAGGCGTATCCTCGGCACCGAACTGGTTCTGCCCGAGGGCGACGTAGTGAAGATGGGTTCACTGGCAGTCATGGACGACCCGTTCTGGGGTGAGGGTCCCGGCCCCGACTTAAGAGGTCTGTTGAGAGGTTTCACCGGACTGCGCGGCTGCCTTGGTATTGTCAGCAAGATGGCGATCAAGACCCTGCCCTTCCAGCCTGAGAAGCTGGAGCCGAGCGGTATTGCTCCCAACACTGCCCTGGCCCTGCCGCCGCGGGTAAGATGGTTTAACTTCCTGATGCCCTCCAAGAAAGAACAGGTTGAGGCCATGTATCAAATTGGCCATGCTGAAATCGCCGCCGCATTGACGAAGGTTCCCAAGTTCTGGAGAGCTATCGCCAAGGCTGAGGACAAAGAAGAATTCTGGAAACTCTGGCTGGTTGAAAATGAAGAAAGCCTCAGGAACTTCTTCATCGTCAGGGTGCTGGTGGTAGGCTATACCTCTCAAGAAGATTTCGACTATCAGGTAAGAGTCTTAAACGACATTATGACGGAACTGGGCGGAACTCAGACTCGCACCAAGCCTTCAGACGAGTCCTGGATTAAAAACGCCGACTCGGCAGGCATGTGGCTCATGTGCGGTTCCTACGTATCAGTTGACTATATCATTGAATCTCTCACCCAGGCCACACAGCATGGTGAAACCTATGCCGAACTCAAGCGGAAATACACACCGCCGCTCATGCCGGACTTCGGCGATCCCGGTTGGTTCCAGGGCTTCGAAATGGGCCACCAGGGTTACTCCGAGTTCCTCATTTACTGGGACCATCGCGAAGACATCAAAGGTGTGGACCAGTTCTATGTAGACACCTCGAAGATGAACATCAAACACCGCTACTATACTTCATTGTTAGGACCTCACCAGCCGCTGTTCCTGACCGGACCGATGTATGGCCCGAACTATCACACCTGGCTTTTGAAGGTCAAGGAAGAATTCGACCCGCAATGGATCAGCCACCCGCCGGTGCCCCTTGCTCATGACGAATTTGTCAACAGGGCGCCGTGGATGCAGGAAATCAAAGATTGGGAAGTTCCGGAAGAACTGCCAATGCGTAAGTGGTAA